In Rutidosis leptorrhynchoides isolate AG116_Rl617_1_P2 chromosome 2, CSIRO_AGI_Rlap_v1, whole genome shotgun sequence, one genomic interval encodes:
- the LOC139893108 gene encoding AT-hook motif nuclear-localized protein 17-like, with translation MKGEYTDDKNNPHSSTTMFSNFNHPQQPPQQTPPPPPSQHFTITTHQFSTKSEEADSRNNRTSPDNLAITPTKDMHTNINDGASIEVIRRHRGRPPGSKNKPKPPVIITREPDPSMSPYVLELPGGIDIIDAVVRYCRKRNMGLCVLTAVGTVTNVSFQQPSTTVTFHGQFDILSISATVLPSLTEWNSVTPFANGFTISLAGPQGQVVGGAVAGSLISGGPVYIIAASFNDPVFHRLSSDDQDETGCGTGSAAASEQSLPAERSAGGDSGGGHHHLPPTTEVDTMAMYSSHLPSDVIWEPTARQGPLHPPRY, from the coding sequence atGAAAGGAGAATACACAGATGACAAAAATAACCCCCACTCTTCCACCACCATGTTCTCAAACTTCAATCACCCCCAACAACCACCGCAACAAACACCGCCGCCGCCGCCGTCACAACATTTCACAATCACCACCCACCAATTCAGCACCAAATCAGAAGAAGCCGACAGCCGTAACAACCGTACAAGTCCTGACAACCTTGCGATCACACCAACTAAAGATATGCACACAAACATAAACGATGGAGCATCTATAGAAGTTATCAGACGCCACAGAGGCCGTCCACCCGGATCCAAAAACAAACCCAAACCACCCGTTATCATTACCCGTGAACCCGACCCATCTATGTCACCATACGTACTCGAACTCCCTGGCGGCATTGATATCATCGACGCTGTGGTTCGGTACTGTCGGAAACGTAATATGGGACTTTGTGTATTAACAGCTGTAGGAACGGTTACGAATGTTTCATTTCAACAACCGTCCACCACCGTCACGTTCCACGGCCAGTTCGACATTTTGTCAATTTCAGCTACAGTATTACCCTCGTTAACGGAGTGGAATAGTGTGACTCCGTTCGCAAACGGTTTTACTATATCACTAGCTGGCCCTCAGGGCCAGGTAGTGGGTGGAGCAGTAGCCGGCTCACTTATATCCGGTGGGCCGGTTTATATTATTGCTGCTTCTTTTAATGATCCTGTGTTTCACCGGTTATCATCTGATGATCAAGATGAAACCGGTTGTGGGACCGGGTCAGCTGCAGCTAGTGAACAGTCTTTGCCAGCCGAGCGTTCAGCCGGTGGAGATAGTGGGGGCGGACATCATCATCTGCCACCGACAACGGAGGTGGATACGATGGCGATGTATAGCTCTCACTTGCCGTCAGACGTTATCTGGGAACCTACGGCGCGACAAGGTCCGCTACATCCGCCACGATATTGA